A stretch of Microbacterium sp. LWH3-1.2 DNA encodes these proteins:
- a CDS encoding glycosyltransferase, translating into MKILHVTETLAAGVLDVIAAMATSQRELGHSVAVLHVDRPETPPSAELDERLEGVDLIHLGHRESGRAKRLAVLARALGDLAPHGYDIVHLHSTFAGLVGRIVRIADVTIYSPHGYSFLRANERKGTRIAYLAVERILRSRSALTLCVSEDERIVAMNSVRAKAITVRNTLNLESLGEPARPATRRQPKVVNVGRWAPQKGPDRFVRAASALSSMATFRWIGDAPTDASHRWSASGWLDPNKVLDELRSADVIYFTSRWEGMPVGLMQAQALGVPAVAVRCSGVDDVVIDGVTGIVADDEATALRHLEGVLRDSAALRVLADGALSKRTRFSDEGYGEATIHAYRLAGAR; encoded by the coding sequence ATGAAGATACTGCATGTGACAGAGACGCTTGCAGCGGGAGTGCTCGATGTAATCGCCGCCATGGCCACCTCGCAACGCGAATTGGGCCATTCTGTGGCCGTACTTCATGTCGATCGCCCCGAAACACCCCCATCGGCCGAACTCGACGAGCGGCTCGAAGGCGTAGACCTAATTCACCTGGGGCATCGTGAATCGGGGCGAGCGAAGAGACTCGCTGTGCTCGCGCGCGCGCTGGGTGATTTGGCGCCACACGGGTATGACATCGTCCATCTTCATTCGACATTCGCAGGATTGGTTGGGCGGATCGTGCGGATCGCGGACGTGACGATCTATTCGCCACATGGCTACTCGTTTCTGCGGGCGAACGAGCGAAAAGGCACACGGATCGCGTACCTAGCCGTCGAGAGGATCTTGCGGTCCAGATCCGCGCTCACGTTGTGCGTTTCCGAGGATGAGCGGATCGTTGCGATGAACTCCGTCCGCGCGAAGGCGATCACGGTTCGGAACACGCTCAACCTTGAGTCGCTCGGCGAACCCGCTCGGCCCGCGACCCGGCGGCAACCCAAGGTGGTAAACGTCGGTCGCTGGGCACCCCAGAAGGGGCCAGACCGGTTTGTCCGCGCTGCGAGCGCGTTGTCGTCGATGGCCACCTTTAGGTGGATTGGAGATGCCCCGACGGACGCATCGCACCGGTGGTCGGCGAGTGGATGGCTTGACCCAAATAAAGTCCTCGACGAACTTAGAAGCGCCGACGTGATTTACTTCACGTCGCGGTGGGAAGGGATGCCCGTCGGGCTGATGCAAGCCCAGGCATTGGGGGTCCCCGCAGTCGCAGTTAGGTGCAGTGGCGTCGATGACGTCGTGATCGACGGCGTTACCGGCATTGTCGCGGACGACGAGGCGACAGCGCTCCGCCACCTCGAGGGTGTACTTCGCGACTCAGCTGCACTACGAGTACTCGCCGATGGTGCGCTCTCTAAACGCACTCGATTCTCCGACGAAGGTTATGGCGAAGCGACGATCCACGCATATCGATTGGCCGGTGCTAGATGA
- a CDS encoding glycosyltransferase — protein sequence MKILHIVNSLETGGAQTLIETLASEHSRADVETHVVVLLGTDTLSERVEAVAASVTYLDLPVGALALPLGAVRLRRAIKALRPDVVHSHLLQSDLLTTFARGSVPHISTVHTSGGHESNWQSRVVTKLTAATSRFRSRVIACSPSAFRFSVASLGREPDDVILNAVELRSPDLSRAPGRAVITSLARWHPMKDHRNLLAAVSSLPTPKPQLVLAGSGIDEDNAQLVELLAEYANVDVTVLGAVADVIPHIDRSICLIIASAYGEALPMAGIESLSRGVPVVTTAVGDCDLLAIKKSYLALPSDPVDLRRALVAALGDFSSDATGTARLAYAKAESEFDARRAGTRYLGHYRSMLAEQEAR from the coding sequence ATGAAAATCCTCCACATCGTCAACAGTCTGGAAACGGGTGGCGCCCAAACGTTGATAGAGACGCTGGCGAGCGAGCACTCCCGTGCGGACGTAGAGACTCATGTTGTCGTGCTGCTCGGCACCGACACCTTGAGCGAACGGGTGGAGGCGGTCGCTGCTAGCGTGACATACCTGGACCTTCCAGTTGGTGCCTTAGCGCTTCCGTTGGGAGCTGTCCGGTTGCGCCGTGCGATCAAGGCTCTCCGACCTGACGTGGTTCATTCGCACCTCCTGCAGTCCGATCTGTTGACGACCTTTGCGCGCGGATCAGTACCGCACATCTCGACCGTTCATACAAGCGGCGGTCACGAGTCGAACTGGCAGTCTCGGGTTGTTACCAAGCTCACTGCCGCGACCTCGCGGTTCCGCAGCCGGGTTATCGCATGCTCCCCCAGCGCATTCCGCTTCTCGGTTGCTTCGCTCGGGCGCGAGCCAGACGACGTAATCCTGAACGCCGTCGAATTGCGGTCTCCCGACTTGAGCCGGGCGCCCGGCCGCGCAGTGATAACGAGCCTCGCCCGCTGGCATCCCATGAAGGACCATCGGAATCTGCTGGCGGCAGTGAGTTCGCTTCCCACACCCAAGCCACAGCTCGTCCTTGCTGGCTCCGGGATAGACGAAGACAACGCACAACTCGTCGAGCTCCTGGCCGAATACGCCAATGTAGATGTGACGGTCCTTGGTGCGGTAGCCGATGTTATTCCCCACATCGATAGGTCGATCTGCCTGATAATTGCGAGCGCTTATGGCGAGGCATTGCCGATGGCTGGGATCGAATCACTTTCTCGAGGGGTGCCGGTCGTGACAACAGCCGTCGGCGACTGCGACCTGCTTGCCATCAAGAAGTCGTATCTGGCGTTGCCCAGCGATCCTGTAGATCTACGAAGGGCTCTCGTAGCCGCGCTCGGTGATTTCTCGTCTGATGCAACCGGCACGGCGCGACTCGCCTATGCAAAGGCCGAGTCCGAGTTCGATGCCCGCCGGGCAGGAACTCGATACCTCGGCCATTATCGGAGCATGCTTGCAGAACAGGAAGCGCGATGA
- a CDS encoding glycosyltransferase: protein MARQETAASPVLARTGAPCRRLVVVCPTEYGGQIEHAGELANAALAGGHYGNAEVVTRPGGAKALVGFRHDFGVTEALSPRRTERNRARAVVQFIDAWRDRLRLRALIRDQASRGPVDVLYETSKYGVISRTGADRHVFFAHNAAPHALKPSARDRYLFRQERRAAASADLTVVHGKRQADAVSEWTRSPVRVVPLPGDSRLQEPGPGAAEPYALCLGEIRPNKGVEAAISAARTAGVRLLVRGKPEPQEYGASISALAGPEVDVSLGFVEAETFSNLLANARVVLLPYVSFSAQSGILAKAIQMRRRVIASDLASLREQAGDDPRVSFVRPGDVEALTKALSAALSEREYLDDSVGTDACEAWIRVADVIFAT, encoded by the coding sequence ATGGCAAGGCAGGAAACAGCAGCATCGCCCGTGCTGGCTCGCACCGGAGCTCCGTGTCGCAGGTTGGTTGTTGTGTGCCCAACTGAGTACGGCGGCCAGATCGAGCATGCCGGCGAGCTTGCTAATGCCGCGCTGGCGGGTGGGCACTATGGCAATGCTGAGGTGGTAACCCGTCCCGGAGGCGCGAAAGCTCTCGTCGGTTTTCGACATGACTTTGGCGTGACAGAAGCGCTGAGCCCGCGACGCACCGAGCGCAACAGGGCAAGGGCGGTCGTTCAGTTCATTGACGCTTGGCGCGATCGGCTTCGGCTCCGCGCCCTGATCAGGGACCAGGCGAGCCGCGGCCCGGTTGACGTCTTGTACGAAACGAGCAAATACGGCGTAATCTCGAGAACCGGGGCCGACCGCCATGTGTTCTTCGCCCACAATGCCGCTCCGCACGCGCTGAAGCCGTCCGCGCGTGACCGATACCTCTTTCGCCAAGAGCGGCGCGCCGCCGCGTCCGCTGACCTAACTGTCGTTCACGGCAAGAGGCAGGCCGACGCGGTAAGCGAGTGGACTCGGTCTCCCGTGCGAGTCGTCCCTTTGCCGGGCGACAGTCGGCTTCAAGAACCGGGGCCGGGTGCCGCTGAGCCCTACGCCCTGTGCTTGGGCGAGATTCGTCCCAACAAGGGTGTGGAGGCTGCAATATCGGCCGCGAGGACAGCCGGAGTTCGGCTACTTGTTCGTGGAAAGCCGGAGCCCCAGGAGTATGGCGCGAGTATCTCGGCACTGGCTGGGCCTGAAGTCGACGTCAGCCTGGGATTCGTCGAAGCTGAAACGTTCTCCAATCTTCTCGCCAATGCCAGGGTGGTCCTGCTCCCGTATGTGAGCTTCTCGGCTCAGAGCGGGATACTCGCGAAGGCGATTCAGATGAGGCGGAGGGTAATCGCCTCGGACCTCGCATCCCTCCGCGAGCAGGCCGGGGACGATCCGCGGGTTTCATTCGTGCGACCGGGCGACGTGGAAGCGCTTACGAAGGCATTGAGCGCAGCTTTGTCTGAGCGGGAGTATCTGGACGATAGCGTTGGTACCGACGCCTGTGAAGCATGGATCCGAGTTGCAGACGTCATATTTGCCACGTGA
- a CDS encoding sugar transferase — MASRSDWSPPTSPSDSRSPTSASYSAPTSLSVVERARKKRVETPLPSEQRRPWRRAYATRLWLSDLFVLTWAVYGTQLLWFGWGNAQVDIRADSRFNEFSYWAFSALLVIAWMWALSLIDSRDHRVIGTGNTEYVRVARASFMLFGAIAILAFLFRVDVARGYLLIALPLGSFMLLLERSLWRQWLIAQRWLGRFSARVLLVGSEESVGAIARELHRSPTAGYQVVGACVPSGKVAGTIPGTSVPVMGSVDNVERAITAIGADTVAVTSTDDLPPMKVKQISWALEAGRQHLVLAPSIVDIAGPRIHTRPVAGLPLIHVETPRFSRGQRIAKRTFDIVASSLIIVALSPIILAVAITVRATSPGPVLYRQERVGRRGEPFEMLKFRSMRVGADRELKALLEAQGTSEQPLFKIKDDPRITPIGRVIRKYSLDELPQLFNVLGGSMSLVGPRPQIAAEVALYSHAARRRLLARPGISGLWQVSGRSALSWDDAVRLDLFYVENWSLVGDLAILAKTLRAVIVPGDSAH; from the coding sequence CTGGCGTCCCGCTCGGATTGGTCCCCCCCGACGTCTCCCTCGGATTCGAGGTCTCCAACGTCCGCCTCGTACTCGGCGCCGACCTCTCTCTCGGTCGTTGAGCGAGCGAGGAAAAAGCGAGTCGAAACGCCTCTGCCCTCCGAGCAACGCCGTCCTTGGCGCCGCGCATACGCGACACGCCTCTGGCTGAGTGACCTGTTCGTCCTCACGTGGGCGGTCTACGGCACGCAGTTGCTCTGGTTCGGCTGGGGGAACGCCCAAGTCGACATCCGGGCAGACTCCAGGTTCAACGAGTTCTCCTACTGGGCCTTCTCGGCGCTCCTGGTCATTGCCTGGATGTGGGCGCTCTCGCTAATCGACTCTCGCGACCATCGAGTTATCGGCACGGGCAACACCGAGTATGTGCGCGTTGCCCGCGCGAGCTTCATGTTGTTCGGCGCGATCGCGATTCTTGCTTTCCTCTTCCGCGTTGACGTGGCACGCGGATACCTGCTGATCGCCCTACCACTGGGCAGCTTCATGCTCCTGCTCGAGCGTTCCCTCTGGCGACAGTGGCTCATCGCTCAGCGCTGGCTCGGCCGCTTCTCGGCGAGGGTCCTCCTCGTCGGCTCGGAGGAATCAGTCGGCGCAATCGCGCGCGAACTTCACCGCTCCCCGACCGCCGGTTACCAGGTCGTCGGTGCGTGCGTGCCTTCGGGCAAGGTTGCCGGCACCATCCCGGGCACCTCCGTGCCGGTGATGGGCAGCGTCGACAATGTCGAGCGAGCCATCACTGCGATTGGCGCCGATACCGTTGCAGTCACGAGTACCGATGACCTGCCCCCCATGAAGGTCAAGCAGATCTCCTGGGCACTCGAAGCGGGCCGTCAGCATCTCGTGCTCGCGCCCAGCATTGTGGACATCGCCGGACCACGCATACATACGCGGCCGGTAGCCGGGCTACCGCTGATCCACGTGGAGACTCCGAGGTTCAGCCGCGGCCAGCGGATTGCCAAGCGTACCTTCGATATCGTTGCCTCCTCGCTCATCATCGTTGCCCTTTCGCCAATCATCCTCGCGGTCGCCATTACGGTGCGTGCCACCAGCCCTGGCCCAGTTCTCTACCGTCAGGAGCGTGTAGGGCGCCGGGGGGAGCCATTCGAGATGCTCAAGTTCCGCTCGATGCGGGTCGGAGCGGATCGAGAGCTAAAGGCTCTTCTCGAAGCACAGGGAACGAGTGAACAGCCCCTGTTCAAGATCAAGGACGACCCACGCATCACCCCCATCGGGCGCGTAATCAGGAAGTACTCGCTCGACGAATTGCCCCAGTTGTTCAATGTTCTTGGCGGATCGATGAGTCTGGTGGGGCCGCGCCCCCAGATCGCAGCCGAAGTCGCGCTCTACTCGCACGCAGCGCGACGCAGACTGCTCGCCCGGCCGGGTATCTCCGGACTGTGGCAGGTAAGCGGCCGTTCCGCGCTTAGCTGGGACGACGCGGTTAGGCTCGACCTCTTCTACGTCGAAAACTGGTCACTGGTTGGCGATCTGGCAATTCTGGCCAAGACTCTGCGTGCGGTCATAGTTCCGGGAGATAGCGCACATTGA
- a CDS encoding polysaccharide biosynthesis tyrosine autokinase: protein MELTDYIRILRKNWVIIVVATLVGIGVAAAWSLTRTPQYEAQSTVFVSTQSGSTIQDLQQGSNFTQSRVQTYTNLVKTPIVMNPVIAELGLGSTAEELSATVDATAALNTTLITITVTAADPVKAADVANALGASLKSVVERLETPNGTDTSPVRVERVKDALPPLRPSSPNVPLNLALGALVGLALGIGVAVLRAVLDTRIRTPRDVEQVTDRPLLGAIAFDPKAKERPLIVHADPLSPRAESFRAMRTNLQFLDTEGHASYVITSSVPSEGKSTSTINLAIALADAGKRVALLDTDLRKPKVAEYLGVEGGAGLTDVLIGRARLADVMLPWGNRSLYVLPAGKIPPNPSELLGSKSMHQLLEALERDFDVVLCDAPPLLPVTDAAILANATSGAILVVRAGHTNRHQLSGAVEALNVAGARIAGVAMTMVPTRGPDSYAYGYGYGYGGYGYGYVADAPGAKKGKQARKAKPAPPKAPVVERAKNERVETPRTPAQPVVEQARTPAQPVVERARNERVETPRASAVRSIPATDQAGKAQAAPDANLTIDDIVRQAGGSSTTPGRNDPLP, encoded by the coding sequence ATGGAGCTCACCGACTACATCCGGATCCTCCGCAAGAACTGGGTGATCATCGTCGTCGCCACCCTGGTAGGGATCGGGGTGGCAGCCGCATGGTCGCTCACCCGCACCCCGCAGTACGAGGCGCAGAGCACGGTTTTCGTGTCGACCCAGTCGGGTTCGACCATCCAGGATCTGCAGCAGGGATCGAACTTCACGCAGTCCCGCGTGCAGACGTACACGAACCTCGTCAAGACGCCGATCGTCATGAATCCGGTGATCGCCGAGCTCGGACTCGGCTCCACCGCAGAAGAGCTCTCCGCCACGGTCGACGCGACCGCTGCGCTCAACACGACCCTCATCACCATCACGGTGACCGCCGCTGATCCGGTGAAGGCGGCCGATGTCGCGAACGCCCTCGGCGCGTCGCTCAAGTCCGTCGTCGAGCGGCTCGAGACGCCGAACGGCACCGACACGAGCCCGGTGCGCGTCGAGCGCGTGAAAGACGCGCTGCCGCCGCTCAGGCCGTCGAGCCCCAATGTTCCGCTCAACCTCGCGCTGGGCGCGCTGGTGGGTCTCGCGCTCGGCATCGGCGTCGCGGTGCTGCGGGCTGTGCTCGACACGCGCATCCGCACGCCGCGGGATGTGGAGCAGGTGACCGACCGCCCGCTGCTCGGCGCGATTGCCTTCGACCCGAAGGCGAAGGAGCGCCCGCTCATCGTGCACGCCGACCCGCTCAGCCCGCGGGCCGAGTCGTTCCGCGCGATGCGCACGAACCTGCAGTTCCTCGACACCGAGGGGCACGCCTCGTACGTGATCACCTCGAGCGTGCCGAGCGAGGGCAAGTCGACCTCGACCATCAACCTCGCCATCGCGCTCGCCGATGCCGGCAAGCGCGTCGCGCTGCTTGACACCGACCTGCGCAAGCCGAAGGTGGCCGAGTACCTCGGCGTCGAGGGGGGAGCGGGTCTCACCGACGTGCTGATCGGCCGCGCGCGTCTGGCCGACGTCATGCTGCCGTGGGGCAACCGCAGCCTCTACGTGCTGCCGGCGGGCAAGATCCCGCCGAACCCGAGCGAACTGCTGGGCTCGAAGAGCATGCACCAGCTGCTCGAGGCCCTCGAGCGCGACTTCGACGTCGTGCTGTGCGACGCTCCTCCCCTGCTTCCCGTGACGGATGCCGCGATCCTCGCGAACGCGACCAGCGGGGCGATCCTCGTGGTCCGCGCCGGTCACACCAACCGCCACCAGCTCTCGGGCGCGGTCGAGGCGCTGAACGTCGCCGGCGCGCGCATCGCCGGTGTGGCCATGACGATGGTGCCCACGCGCGGCCCGGACTCGTACGCCTACGGCTATGGATACGGCTACGGCGGGTACGGCTACGGGTACGTCGCCGACGCCCCGGGCGCGAAGAAGGGCAAGCAGGCCAGGAAGGCCAAGCCCGCACCGCCGAAGGCACCGGTCGTCGAGCGAGCGAAGAACGAGCGAGTCGAAACGCCCCGCACGCCCGCACAACCGGTCGTTGAGCAAGCGCGCACCCCCGCACAACCGGTCGTTGAGCGAGCGAGGAACGAGCGAGTCGAAACGCCCCGGGCCTCCGCGGTGCGCTCTATCCCGGCAACCGACCAGGCCGGTAAGGCTCAGGCCGCTCCCGACGCGAACCTGACGATCGACGACATCGTGCGGCAGGCCGGCGGGTCGTCGACCACACCCGGCCGCAACGACCCCCTCCCCTGA
- a CDS encoding low molecular weight phosphatase family protein, translating into MFDILTVCTGNICRSPLAEQLLRARLADLAPHVSSAGTRGLPAAPMTPEAAHIAEALGVPASETAEHRSRFLTEQHLVSPDLILAMTRVHRRAIAELAPSRLRSTFTIREFARIAAAVPEDEIRAATDAAAYPSEKLRAAASVLASYRGLVAPPEDPEDDDVIDPYRQPWETYLLSARQLEPAVTVVAATVRTALT; encoded by the coding sequence GTGTTCGACATCCTCACGGTGTGCACGGGCAACATCTGCCGCTCACCCCTCGCCGAGCAGCTGCTGCGTGCCCGGCTCGCCGATCTCGCGCCCCACGTGTCAAGCGCCGGCACGCGGGGCCTGCCGGCCGCCCCGATGACCCCCGAAGCCGCGCACATCGCCGAAGCGCTGGGCGTTCCGGCGTCCGAGACGGCCGAGCACCGGTCGCGGTTCCTCACCGAGCAGCACCTCGTGTCGCCCGACCTCATCCTCGCGATGACCCGCGTGCACCGCCGTGCGATCGCCGAGCTGGCGCCGTCGCGCCTGCGCTCCACGTTCACGATCCGCGAGTTCGCGCGCATCGCCGCCGCGGTGCCCGAAGACGAGATCAGGGCCGCGACGGATGCTGCCGCCTACCCCTCCGAGAAGCTCAGGGCGGCGGCATCCGTGCTCGCGTCCTACCGGGGTCTCGTGGCGCCGCCGGAGGATCCCGAGGACGACGACGTGATCGACCCGTACCGGCAGCCGTGGGAGACGTACCTGCTGTCGGCGCGGCAGCTCGAACCCGCCGTCACGGTCGTCGCGGCGACGGTGCGCACCGCACTGACGTAA
- a CDS encoding CPBP family intramembrane glutamic endopeptidase, translating into MPDQPSDAAPMVDLWSLEPPAAASAAVPAEEAPVDEAAAPRRSRRGAHEARTDWRLGGRTVYRWREGLLAVALISLGAGVLLGAAVAAVWDSPWAAASATVIVWIGMLLPIVWAFTRSRPIGLLRIRALDVLYGLVLGALLRTTQGWIEGLDGTPAVLPTLVEVNRTVPLSTVVFDAVAPVVVAPMVEEFFFRGVLLVALYTVLRRPFGKLAAGLAAALGSTALFVLVHGISSAGDVSGVVSLSLLGMVCALLVLLTGRIWGAVLVHAVYNASYVAVMVLATAMT; encoded by the coding sequence GTGCCCGATCAGCCTAGCGACGCCGCACCCATGGTCGACCTGTGGTCGCTGGAGCCGCCGGCGGCTGCTTCCGCGGCCGTCCCCGCGGAGGAGGCGCCCGTCGACGAGGCTGCTGCTCCGCGGCGGTCGCGGCGCGGCGCGCACGAGGCGCGCACGGACTGGCGGCTCGGCGGGCGCACGGTCTACCGGTGGCGCGAGGGCCTGCTGGCGGTCGCCCTCATCTCGCTCGGCGCCGGCGTGCTGCTCGGGGCGGCCGTCGCCGCGGTGTGGGATTCGCCGTGGGCCGCGGCATCCGCCACCGTCATCGTCTGGATCGGGATGCTGCTGCCCATCGTCTGGGCCTTCACCCGGTCGCGCCCGATAGGCCTGCTGCGGATCCGCGCGCTCGACGTGCTCTACGGTCTCGTGCTCGGCGCACTGCTGCGCACGACCCAGGGATGGATCGAAGGGCTGGACGGGACGCCGGCCGTGCTCCCGACGCTCGTGGAGGTGAACCGGACAGTGCCGTTGTCGACGGTGGTGTTCGACGCGGTCGCGCCGGTCGTCGTCGCCCCGATGGTGGAGGAGTTCTTCTTCCGCGGCGTGCTGCTCGTCGCGCTGTACACGGTGCTGCGGCGGCCGTTCGGCAAGCTCGCCGCCGGGCTCGCGGCGGCGCTCGGGTCGACGGCGCTGTTCGTGCTGGTGCACGGGATCTCGTCCGCCGGCGACGTGAGCGGCGTGGTGTCGCTCTCGCTTCTCGGGATGGTGTGCGCGCTGCTCGTGCTGCTGACCGGACGCATCTGGGGAGCCGTGCTCGTGCACGCGGTCTACAACGCCTCGTACGTCGCTGTGATGGTGCTGGCGACCGCGATGACCTAG
- a CDS encoding LPXTG cell wall anchor domain-containing protein, producing MIKKTFAAIAVAGLLVLGGAGAASADYTPDPPTVVVSDTTPAVGQTITITFNNLNVPFVRITVTPGQGVTLASLVHAAGSGGVEKQVVNGTASVQFTASQTGTYVVTATDGEGNVVATQTLTVGTAAAGGSGQLPATGGEVPGAIIWLGVGAIGLGGIAVAAAVARRRAAANR from the coding sequence ATGATCAAGAAGACTTTCGCCGCGATTGCTGTCGCCGGCCTGCTGGTTCTCGGCGGCGCCGGTGCGGCATCCGCCGACTACACGCCTGACCCCCCGACCGTTGTCGTGAGCGACACGACGCCCGCCGTGGGTCAGACCATCACCATCACGTTCAACAACCTGAACGTTCCGTTCGTCCGCATCACCGTGACCCCGGGCCAGGGCGTCACGCTCGCGTCGCTCGTCCACGCCGCCGGTAGCGGCGGTGTCGAGAAGCAGGTCGTCAACGGCACGGCCTCGGTCCAGTTCACGGCCAGCCAGACCGGCACCTACGTGGTCACGGCCACGGACGGCGAGGGCAACGTGGTCGCCACCCAGACGCTCACCGTCGGGACGGCCGCTGCCGGTGGCTCGGGCCAGCTGCCCGCTACGGGTGGCGAGGTTCCGGGTGCGATCATCTGGCTCGGCGTCGGCGCCATCGGCCTCGGCGGCATCGCCGTCGCGGCAGCCGTCGCTCGTCGTCGCGCGGCTGCCAACCGCTGA
- a CDS encoding CPBP family intramembrane glutamic endopeptidase, with the protein MVNNGAEGSADSMVRGRAWRHPWVALAVAAVGALLAAAVILWLPSVRFALSRWPAVVVALVDLVLLSAPLLGAVFVAVRVTQERFAAATGLRGFSWIDAVAGLGVGLIARALVELVAPTTGGLGGGLLADDSGLIAATMVALAGAVLVTPVIEELFFRGLLQRTLGDALAGAGRWIAGAVAVLFSTAIFTGLHVLAYGASVPLGLLLGTVAVGLGCGVLTLLTGRLAGAVIAHVAFNAIGVALLIW; encoded by the coding sequence ATGGTGAACAACGGCGCCGAGGGGTCGGCAGATTCGATGGTTCGCGGGCGCGCGTGGCGGCATCCGTGGGTGGCGCTGGCGGTCGCGGCCGTGGGCGCGCTGCTCGCCGCGGCGGTGATCCTCTGGCTGCCGTCTGTGCGTTTCGCGCTCTCTCGCTGGCCGGCGGTGGTGGTGGCGCTCGTCGATCTGGTGCTGCTGTCGGCTCCGCTGCTGGGCGCGGTCTTCGTCGCCGTGCGGGTGACGCAGGAGCGGTTCGCGGCGGCGACCGGGCTGCGCGGGTTCTCGTGGATCGACGCCGTCGCCGGACTCGGCGTCGGGCTCATCGCGCGCGCCCTGGTGGAACTCGTCGCGCCGACCACCGGCGGACTCGGGGGCGGGCTGCTCGCGGATGACTCGGGGCTGATCGCCGCGACGATGGTCGCTCTCGCCGGGGCCGTGCTCGTCACCCCGGTGATCGAGGAGCTGTTCTTCCGCGGATTGCTCCAGCGCACCCTCGGCGACGCGCTCGCGGGGGCGGGGCGGTGGATCGCCGGCGCGGTCGCCGTGCTCTTCTCGACCGCGATCTTCACCGGGCTCCACGTGCTCGCCTACGGTGCCTCGGTGCCCCTCGGGCTCCTGCTCGGAACCGTTGCCGTCGGTCTGGGGTGCGGCGTGCTGACCCTGCTGACCGGAAGGCTCGCGGGCGCCGTGATCGCGCACGTCGCTTTCAACGCGATCGGGGTGGCACTGCTGATCTGGTGA